A stretch of the Bos indicus isolate NIAB-ARS_2022 breed Sahiwal x Tharparkar chromosome 13, NIAB-ARS_B.indTharparkar_mat_pri_1.0, whole genome shotgun sequence genome encodes the following:
- the LOC109567672 gene encoding beta-defensin 127-like, producing the protein MCTVTEQLKRCWNQHIHGYCRKICRTTEVREVLCENGRYCCISIVELEERKKITRPPRPKLRTLALTFSQDYLIEQNSTHSHRKPT; encoded by the coding sequence ATGTGCACAGTAACCGAACAACTTAAGAGATGCTGGAATCAACATATACACGGATACTGCAGGAAAATATGCAGAACAACAGAAGTACGTGAAGTACTATGTGAAAATGGAAGATATTGTTGCATCAGTATTGTGGAACTGGAAGAACGTAAAAAAATCACCAGACCACCTCGTCCAAAGCTAAGGACATTGGCACTTActttttctcaagattatttaaTTGAACAGAATTCTACACACTCCCACAGAAAGCCTACATAA